A genomic window from Solanum dulcamara chromosome 11, daSolDulc1.2, whole genome shotgun sequence includes:
- the LOC129873419 gene encoding DNA-directed RNA polymerase V subunit 7 has product MYLKSQLSWNVIIPAENLDVEGLMLQKAIVIRLMDDFASKKASKNLGYFMALTTLERIGEGKVREHAGDVLFPVEFSCITFKIFRGEILEGVVDKILKHGVFLRCGPTDKVYLSHQKMADYKYVPGENPIFMNEKMSRIEKDTVVRFIVVGARYVEAEKEFQAVVSLEGDYLGPISQSSV; this is encoded by the coding sequence ATGTATTTGAAATCTCAGTTGTCATGGAATGTGATAATCCCTGCTGAGAACCTTGATGTTGAAGGTTTAATGCTTCAGAAGGCAATTGTTATTCGCCTCATGGATGACTTTGCTTCCAAGAAGGCCTCAAAAAATCTCGGTTACTTTATGGCTCTCACTACATTGGAGAGGATTGGGGAAGGGAAAGTTCGAGAACACGCTGGTGATGTGCTTTTCCCTGTGGAATTCAGCTGCATTACCTTCAAGATATTCCGTGGAGAGATCTTGGAAGGGGTTGTTGACAAGATCTTGAAGCACGGTGTCTTTTTGAGATGTGGCCCCACTGACAAGGTATACCTCTCTCATCAGAAGATGGCGGATTATAAGTATGTGCCTGGAGAAAATCCTATCTTTATGAATGAGAAGATGTCAAGAATTGAGAAAGACACTGTGGTGCGTTTCATCGTGGTTGGAGCAAGGTATGTGGAGGCGGAGAAGGAATTCCAAGCAGTTGTGAGCTTGGAGGGTGATTACCTCGGACCCATCTCACAAAGTTCTGTTTAG